One genomic segment of Synechocystis sp. LKSZ1 includes these proteins:
- a CDS encoding glycosyltransferase family 1 protein, translating into MTLLVNLSFLLPQPTGISVYAANIVPYLAPLKPTLLTAQPQPGFDCCPIPANLTPAQGSRGHLNRLYWTQTQLPRLYRQHQGHLLFSPIPEAPLGADCRTVVMVHDLIPLRFPNWKSPLTPYFRWYIPAVLRQAEHIVCNSQATAQDMVDFWQVPARKITPILLGYNQDHFRPPSTPLPPTPCPYFLYLGRPDPHKNVARLIAAFAQLPEGQDCELLLAGPEDPRYTPRLRAQTEALGISAKVKWLNYVPYDQLPQLMHQATALVFPSLWEGFGFPVLEAMACGTAVITSQISSLPEVVGDAGLLVNPYDISALAEAMQALLQNSSLRQALIQKGLVRASQLTWHQTGQQTRELLQHFL; encoded by the coding sequence ATGACCCTGCTCGTTAATCTTTCCTTTCTCCTGCCCCAACCTACCGGCATCAGCGTCTATGCAGCCAATATTGTTCCCTATCTGGCCCCCCTCAAGCCCACACTCCTGACAGCCCAACCCCAACCGGGTTTTGATTGCTGTCCGATTCCGGCCAACTTGACCCCCGCCCAAGGGAGTCGGGGCCATCTCAATCGTTTGTACTGGACTCAGACCCAACTACCTCGTTTGTACCGTCAACACCAGGGCCATTTGCTGTTTTCTCCCATCCCGGAAGCTCCCCTCGGGGCAGACTGTCGTACCGTGGTGATGGTGCACGACCTAATTCCCCTGCGGTTTCCCAACTGGAAATCCCCCCTCACGCCCTATTTTCGTTGGTATATTCCCGCGGTTCTCCGCCAGGCCGAACATATTGTGTGCAATTCCCAGGCCACAGCCCAGGATATGGTGGATTTTTGGCAAGTGCCTGCCCGTAAGATCACGCCCATTCTGCTGGGTTACAACCAAGACCATTTTCGGCCCCCCAGTACACCGCTGCCACCGACCCCCTGTCCCTACTTTCTCTACCTCGGCCGTCCCGATCCCCATAAAAATGTGGCTAGATTAATCGCGGCCTTTGCCCAACTACCCGAGGGGCAGGACTGTGAACTATTGTTAGCCGGGCCGGAAGACCCTCGTTATACGCCCCGACTCCGCGCCCAAACTGAGGCCCTAGGGATTAGCGCCAAGGTGAAATGGCTGAATTATGTTCCCTACGACCAACTTCCCCAACTCATGCATCAGGCGACGGCCCTGGTTTTCCCCTCCCTCTGGGAAGGCTTTGGTTTTCCGGTGCTGGAGGCGATGGCCTGTGGAACAGCGGTGATTACATCCCAGATTTCTTCCCTGCCGGAGGTCGTGGGGGATGCGGGCCTCTTGGTGAACCCCTACGATATATCGGCTCTCGCGGAGGCCATGCAGGCCCTTTTGCAAAATTCGTCCTTGAGACAGGCCTTGATCCAAAAAGGATTGGTCAGAGCGAGTCAACTCACTTGGCACCAAACTGGCCAGCAGACGCGAGAACTACTCCAACACTTTCTTTAG
- a CDS encoding DUF6671 family protein, giving the protein MSSSSPSAWFAGRSVAIASMHHKERVIAPLLSAQLKVNPFVCALDTDQFGTFTRDIKRLGTQIETARRKAQAALALTGVDLAIASEGSFFPHPDAPWLGCNREIVLLIDQKNQLEWLGQTLSERTNHQNQRVTSWPEALAFAETIGFPDHGLVVFRRSASQGEQILAKGLTSESALCQALESALAQNPGEIYLETDMRALYNPTRMAIIEQATQNLLETLQCFCPSCHCPGFTVQKREAGLPCAWCGGPTALIQTEIYGCQRCDCQQTREVNPSFADPMYCCACNP; this is encoded by the coding sequence ATGTCCTCTTCTTCTCCCTCTGCTTGGTTTGCGGGCCGCTCAGTGGCCATTGCATCGATGCACCACAAAGAAAGGGTCATCGCCCCACTCCTCTCGGCCCAATTGAAGGTTAATCCCTTTGTCTGTGCCTTGGATACCGATCAGTTTGGCACCTTTACCCGCGACATCAAACGACTCGGCACCCAGATCGAAACAGCTCGTCGCAAGGCTCAAGCGGCTCTGGCCCTGACAGGAGTGGATCTGGCCATTGCCAGTGAGGGAAGTTTTTTTCCCCATCCCGATGCGCCCTGGTTGGGCTGTAACCGTGAAATTGTTTTATTGATAGATCAAAAAAATCAATTAGAGTGGCTTGGCCAAACCCTCAGTGAACGCACCAATCACCAAAACCAGCGGGTAACAAGTTGGCCCGAGGCCCTGGCCTTTGCTGAGACCATCGGCTTTCCCGACCATGGCCTGGTGGTGTTTCGGCGGAGTGCCAGTCAGGGGGAACAAATTCTGGCTAAGGGCCTTACCTCCGAGAGCGCCTTATGCCAGGCCCTAGAGTCGGCCTTGGCACAAAACCCAGGAGAGATTTATCTAGAAACTGATATGCGGGCCCTCTACAATCCCACTCGCATGGCCATTATCGAACAGGCTACTCAGAATTTACTAGAAACGCTTCAGTGTTTTTGTCCTAGTTGTCATTGCCCGGGTTTCACGGTGCAGAAACGAGAAGCCGGACTCCCCTGTGCCTGGTGCGGTGGGCCGACAGCCTTAATTCAGACCGAAATCTATGGTTGTCAGCGGTGCGACTGCCAGCAAACGCGAGAGGTCAATCCCTCTTTTGCAGATCCTATGTATTGTTGTGCTTGCAATCCCTAG
- a CDS encoding CmpA/NrtA family ABC transporter substrate-binding protein, with product MTYLNRRKFLINAGLATTGAILLKGCNPPDASNSGGSGTATPNQAANLTPETTPETTKAKLGFIPIFEAAPLIIAKEKGFFAKYGMTDVEVSKQANWGAARDNVEIGSAGGGIDGGQWQMPMPYLISEGLITKNNTKVPMYVLAMLNTQGNGIAIAKTQEGKNIGLDMSKAKDYIVGLKKQGKPFRAAYTFPKVNQDFWIRYWLAAGGINPDTDVTLLTVPAAQTVANMKTGTMEGFSTGDPWPARIVGDKIGFMAALTAQIWPFHPEEYFAMRSDWVDKNPIATKAILKGIMEAQQWCDKKENRPEMAKILSSASYYNVPVEILQPMLLGTYIMGDNQPGIEDFQKAALYWKSPRGSVSYPYKSLDLWFLTESVRWGFLPASTLDNNAKALIDKVNRSDLWKEAAKEAGVPDADIPTSDSRGTEAFFDGKVFDPTNPKAYLDSLAIKKLV from the coding sequence ATGACTTACCTTAATCGGCGTAAATTTTTAATCAATGCGGGGCTAGCGACCACGGGGGCCATTCTATTAAAGGGCTGTAATCCTCCGGACGCCAGTAATAGTGGGGGAAGTGGCACAGCGACTCCTAATCAAGCGGCTAACCTGACTCCAGAAACGACCCCGGAGACGACTAAAGCAAAGCTCGGATTTATTCCTATCTTTGAAGCAGCTCCGCTAATTATTGCTAAGGAAAAAGGCTTTTTTGCCAAGTACGGCATGACGGACGTGGAAGTTTCCAAGCAAGCTAACTGGGGGGCTGCTAGGGATAACGTGGAGATCGGTTCCGCCGGTGGGGGGATTGATGGTGGTCAATGGCAAATGCCCATGCCCTATCTTATTAGCGAGGGCTTGATCACCAAAAACAACACAAAAGTTCCCATGTATGTTTTGGCAATGCTCAATACCCAAGGCAATGGCATTGCCATCGCCAAGACCCAAGAGGGCAAAAATATTGGCCTCGATATGAGCAAGGCAAAAGACTATATCGTTGGCTTGAAAAAACAAGGTAAACCTTTTCGAGCCGCCTATACTTTTCCTAAAGTTAATCAAGATTTTTGGATTCGTTACTGGTTAGCGGCGGGCGGTATTAATCCCGATACGGATGTCACCTTGTTAACCGTTCCTGCAGCCCAAACCGTTGCCAATATGAAAACGGGCACCATGGAAGGCTTTAGTACTGGCGACCCCTGGCCGGCTCGTATTGTGGGTGACAAGATTGGGTTTATGGCTGCTTTGACTGCACAGATTTGGCCTTTTCACCCGGAAGAATACTTTGCAATGCGGTCTGACTGGGTAGACAAAAATCCTATTGCAACGAAGGCAATCCTGAAGGGGATTATGGAAGCTCAACAGTGGTGTGACAAGAAAGAAAATCGCCCTGAAATGGCAAAAATTTTGTCTAGTGCTTCTTACTACAATGTTCCTGTGGAAATTCTCCAACCGATGTTACTGGGGACGTACATCATGGGAGATAACCAGCCTGGAATTGAAGATTTTCAAAAAGCAGCCTTGTATTGGAAATCCCCCCGAGGTAGTGTCTCTTATCCCTATAAGAGTCTCGATCTTTGGTTCTTGACTGAAAGTGTCCGCTGGGGCTTCTTGCCGGCATCTACCCTCGATAACAATGCTAAAGCGTTGATTGATAAAGTTAACCGCTCTGACCTCTGGAAAGAAGCGGCTAAAGAAGCGGGCGTTCCCGATGCGGATATTCCCACCAGTGATTCTCGCGGCACTGAAGCCTTCTTTGATGGCAAAGTCTTTGACCCAACTAATCCCAAGGCTTACCTCGATAGCTTGGCGATCAAAAAATTAGTTTAG
- the ntrB gene encoding nitrate ABC transporter permease, with amino-acid sequence MATTLRTQRPATNPIAKFWKKNSQNIIPPIIGIVGFLAVWQLCSMTGLIKLPPPTDLITNERTRIYLLYPFFNRGGTDVGLFWQAMASLQRVIIGYSFAALIGIAVGIIVGLNSFWNKALDPLFQFLRTVPPLAWVPLALAALQQNQPAALFVIFITAVWPILINTAVGVQQIPQDYINVKRVLQLAPRKFFFKILIPSALPYIFTGLRIAIGLAWLAIIAAEIVMSGIVGIGFFIWDSYQNNYISDIILALIYIGAIGLILDKLMAWVQTLIVRE; translated from the coding sequence ATGGCAACGACTCTAAGAACCCAACGTCCAGCAACCAATCCCATCGCCAAGTTCTGGAAAAAGAACAGTCAGAATATTATTCCTCCTATCATTGGCATCGTCGGCTTTTTAGCCGTGTGGCAGCTCTGCTCTATGACAGGTTTGATTAAATTGCCCCCACCGACAGATTTAATCACTAACGAACGAACTCGTATTTATTTACTTTATCCCTTCTTTAATCGAGGTGGCACGGATGTGGGCCTATTCTGGCAGGCTATGGCTAGTCTCCAGCGGGTAATTATTGGTTACTCTTTTGCTGCCTTGATAGGCATCGCCGTCGGTATTATTGTTGGTCTTAACTCGTTCTGGAATAAGGCCCTCGATCCTCTCTTTCAATTTCTGCGAACGGTTCCTCCCCTGGCTTGGGTTCCCTTGGCCCTGGCGGCCCTCCAACAGAACCAACCCGCCGCACTCTTCGTAATTTTCATCACTGCTGTTTGGCCGATTTTGATTAACACTGCCGTTGGCGTTCAACAAATCCCCCAGGACTATATCAACGTTAAACGAGTGCTACAGTTGGCCCCCCGCAAGTTTTTCTTTAAGATTCTCATTCCTTCGGCCCTGCCCTATATTTTCACGGGTCTACGGATTGCCATTGGTCTGGCTTGGCTAGCGATTATTGCAGCGGAAATTGTGATGTCCGGGATTGTCGGGATTGGCTTCTTTATTTGGGATTCTTACCAAAATAACTACATCAGCGATATTATTCTGGCTCTAATTTATATCGGTGCCATTGGTCTGATTTTAGACAAGTTAATGGCCTGGGTGCAGACTCTAATTGTCCGGGAATAA
- a CDS encoding iron uptake porin has translation MKNSWFLWLASTLAGSLLVGYSPVVIAQDETGVSPLSLDKSGPDLSALPTSAMDQVTSVSELRDVAPNDWAYEALKSLVERYGCIVGYPDKTFRGNRALSRWEFAAGLNACMNTMERLLQENVAVLRQDIDTLKRLAEDFQAELAALGTRVDNLEARTSFLEDHQFSTTTKLTGEVIFSLSGASGGEPGSSNSQFTFNDRVRLNLTTSFTGKDALITGLQAYNFKAGQLVTGTGSVAEVLFPNDGSILGEGMTSLNYEPQFAGFNPQDLQPSCGNNSLCLYKLLYVTPVADNLTFFVGPKAEVTDAFPAIVPFASEGQGALSRAFAINPVLRVSGGTSGTGLASAAGLIYTPNPVVDLRVLYGSVNAAIPQNQGFPGTPLGAGLFNGSFVAATQLTLHPTDNLDIGFNYAYSYHQINILGTGLSGSAFNVLGGLPLTTPVNVNSVGTTLTWRISPSVYFTTYGAYFMVDQANSGSAFTNLASWMAGLYFPNALADGNSAGLIFGQPLARVGAGNGATLTPTNIGNRATPYQIEAFYNYKINNNISITPGAFVIFNPEGDSDNSTTGVFALRTTFTF, from the coding sequence ATGAAAAATTCTTGGTTCCTTTGGTTAGCAAGTACACTGGCAGGCAGTTTGCTGGTAGGGTACAGCCCGGTCGTCATCGCTCAAGACGAAACTGGTGTCTCTCCGTTGTCCCTAGATAAGTCAGGGCCAGATTTATCGGCACTTCCCACTTCAGCGATGGATCAGGTGACGTCGGTTTCAGAACTCCGAGATGTCGCTCCCAATGATTGGGCCTACGAAGCCCTCAAAAGCTTGGTCGAACGCTATGGCTGTATTGTTGGTTATCCAGACAAGACCTTTCGAGGCAATCGTGCCTTGAGCCGCTGGGAGTTTGCTGCTGGGCTCAACGCTTGCATGAATACCATGGAACGTCTACTGCAAGAAAATGTGGCCGTGCTCCGACAAGATATCGATACCCTCAAGCGTTTAGCAGAGGACTTCCAGGCTGAATTGGCGGCCTTAGGAACGAGGGTTGATAACCTAGAAGCTCGTACATCTTTCCTAGAAGATCATCAATTTTCAACGACAACAAAACTGACTGGGGAGGTCATTTTTTCTCTAAGCGGGGCATCGGGGGGTGAGCCTGGCTCCTCGAACTCTCAGTTTACGTTCAACGATCGGGTACGATTAAACCTCACCACAAGTTTTACGGGTAAAGATGCGCTGATCACGGGGTTGCAGGCTTATAACTTTAAGGCCGGACAACTGGTTACTGGCACAGGGAGTGTGGCTGAAGTTCTATTTCCTAATGATGGTTCAATTCTTGGGGAAGGGATGACGAGTCTCAACTATGAACCGCAATTTGCTGGGTTTAATCCCCAAGATCTTCAACCGAGTTGTGGCAATAACAGTCTCTGTCTGTACAAACTGTTGTACGTGACCCCTGTTGCAGATAATTTGACCTTTTTCGTCGGGCCCAAGGCCGAGGTAACTGATGCGTTTCCTGCCATCGTGCCCTTTGCCAGTGAGGGACAGGGGGCCCTATCGCGGGCGTTTGCCATTAACCCTGTGCTTCGCGTCTCTGGGGGAACCTCCGGAACCGGCCTGGCGTCGGCGGCGGGTCTCATCTATACGCCGAACCCAGTGGTGGATCTACGGGTGCTTTATGGCTCGGTGAATGCCGCCATTCCTCAAAATCAGGGATTTCCTGGAACCCCACTTGGGGCAGGGTTGTTCAATGGCAGTTTTGTGGCAGCGACCCAACTTACCCTACACCCGACGGATAACCTTGACATTGGCTTTAATTATGCCTACAGCTATCACCAGATTAATATTCTCGGTACCGGCTTATCCGGCTCTGCGTTCAATGTCTTGGGTGGTTTGCCGCTCACAACCCCTGTTAACGTCAATTCCGTTGGGACGACCCTGACCTGGCGCATTAGCCCGAGTGTTTACTTCACGACCTACGGTGCCTACTTTATGGTGGATCAAGCCAATAGTGGGTCAGCGTTTACAAACTTGGCAAGCTGGATGGCAGGATTGTATTTCCCCAATGCTTTAGCAGACGGTAATTCTGCAGGCCTGATATTCGGTCAACCCCTGGCTCGAGTCGGTGCGGGGAACGGCGCTACGTTGACCCCTACCAATATCGGCAATCGGGCAACACCTTACCAAATTGAAGCATTTTACAACTACAAGATTAACAACAATATCAGTATTACCCCTGGTGCTTTTGTCATCTTTAATCCCGAAGGCGATTCCGATAACAGTACTACTGGCGTTTTTGCTTTGCGGACGACCTTCACTTTCTAG
- a CDS encoding nitrate ABC transporter ATP-binding protein (This model describes the ATP binding subunits of ATP-binding cassette (ABC) transporters for nitrate transport, or for bicarbonate transport, in bacteria and archaea.), with translation MSVFVAVDNIDKVFPLANGGEYLALKGINLEIRKGEFVSLIGHSGCGKSTLLNMIAGLDLPSEGIVTLAGQQVKNPGPDKMVIFQNYSLLPWLSVRQNIALAVEEVMKGASPTEKTQLIEDHIDLVGLRHAVDKLPKELSGGMKQRVAIARALAIRPKLLLLDEPFGALDALTRGNLQEQLMRICEQYQITSIMVTHDVDEAVLLSDRIVMLTNGPGSVIGGILDVDIPRPRKRMEVVNHPSYYSLRSEIIYFLNQQKRIKKLRAKKVTTIARHGLEKVNLEIGFVPLTACAPLVVAKEKGFFAKHGLDEVSLVRETSWRGIVDGISGGYLDGAQMPAGMPTWLTAGGYQEQPLPIVTALTMTRNGNGITLGRKLYDQGVYTAADFKQCLLASDGNPHTLGMVHPSSMHNLLLRYWLAGHGIDPDRDVNLKTIPPAQMVADLKAGSIDGYCVGEPWNLRAAMEGVGFTIATDLEIWPGHPGKVLGVREDWALTYPNTHVALVKALLEACHYCADPANELEIREMLAAREYLSTSIDYIHLGDPNQVTCSLERPVEYAHHLFAGANVNRPSRTEHLWMMTQMARWGEIPFPRNWVEILERVCRVGVFSTAARELSLDVNYQRQPIVLFDGIPFNAEDPIDYLTHLEIHRNFTMAEVHLQAPRLVTA, from the coding sequence ATGAGCGTTTTTGTTGCTGTTGATAACATTGATAAAGTTTTTCCCCTTGCCAATGGTGGTGAATACCTGGCCCTAAAAGGGATTAATTTGGAAATTAGAAAGGGAGAATTTGTTTCCCTGATTGGTCACTCGGGCTGTGGCAAGTCAACCCTGCTGAATATGATTGCCGGTCTAGATCTACCCAGTGAAGGCATTGTCACTCTGGCCGGCCAACAGGTGAAAAATCCTGGCCCCGACAAGATGGTGATTTTTCAAAACTATTCCCTCTTGCCCTGGTTAAGTGTGCGGCAAAATATCGCCCTGGCCGTTGAAGAAGTGATGAAGGGGGCCTCCCCAACGGAAAAGACCCAACTGATCGAAGACCACATTGACCTCGTTGGACTGCGCCACGCGGTCGATAAATTACCGAAAGAACTATCGGGGGGGATGAAACAACGGGTAGCCATTGCCAGGGCCCTGGCGATTCGCCCCAAATTACTACTGCTCGACGAACCCTTTGGGGCCCTGGATGCCTTGACCCGAGGCAATTTGCAAGAGCAGTTAATGCGGATCTGTGAACAGTATCAGATCACCTCGATCATGGTCACCCATGATGTAGATGAAGCGGTGTTGCTGTCTGACCGGATTGTGATGCTAACCAATGGGCCTGGTTCGGTGATTGGGGGCATTTTAGACGTGGATATTCCCCGGCCCCGTAAACGGATGGAAGTCGTTAATCACCCTAGTTACTACAGTCTTCGCAGTGAGATTATTTATTTCCTAAACCAACAGAAACGGATTAAAAAACTACGGGCCAAAAAAGTCACCACAATTGCTCGCCATGGTCTAGAAAAGGTCAATTTAGAGATTGGTTTTGTCCCCCTCACGGCTTGTGCGCCCCTGGTAGTGGCTAAAGAAAAAGGCTTTTTTGCTAAGCACGGCCTGGATGAAGTGAGTTTGGTACGGGAAACCAGTTGGCGTGGCATTGTGGACGGCATTTCCGGGGGCTACCTAGACGGGGCCCAAATGCCCGCCGGCATGCCCACCTGGTTAACCGCCGGGGGTTACCAAGAGCAACCCCTGCCCATCGTAACGGCCCTAACCATGACCCGTAACGGTAATGGCATTACCCTCGGCCGCAAACTGTACGACCAGGGGGTTTATACAGCGGCGGATTTTAAACAATGTCTATTAGCCTCCGACGGCAACCCCCATACCCTCGGGATGGTGCACCCTTCCTCTATGCACAATCTGCTGTTGCGCTACTGGTTAGCGGGCCATGGCATTGACCCCGACCGGGATGTCAACCTTAAAACCATTCCTCCGGCCCAAATGGTAGCTGACCTCAAGGCCGGTAGCATTGACGGCTATTGTGTGGGGGAACCCTGGAATCTACGGGCGGCCATGGAAGGCGTCGGCTTTACCATTGCCACCGATCTAGAAATTTGGCCGGGCCATCCGGGGAAAGTGCTGGGGGTTCGGGAAGATTGGGCCCTGACCTATCCCAATACCCACGTGGCTTTGGTTAAGGCCCTGCTGGAGGCCTGTCATTACTGTGCTGACCCAGCCAACGAGCTGGAAATCCGGGAAATGCTGGCGGCGCGGGAGTATTTAAGCACCAGTATTGACTATATTCACCTGGGCGACCCCAATCAAGTCACCTGTAGCTTGGAGCGGCCGGTGGAGTATGCCCACCATCTCTTTGCCGGGGCCAATGTCAACCGTCCCAGTCGGACAGAACACCTGTGGATGATGACCCAGATGGCCCGCTGGGGAGAAATTCCCTTCCCCCGTAATTGGGTCGAGATTTTAGAACGGGTTTGTCGGGTTGGTGTATTTAGTACAGCGGCCAGGGAACTCAGTTTAGACGTGAATTACCAACGTCAACCCATCGTGCTCTTTGATGGCATTCCCTTCAATGCTGAAGACCCCATCGACTACCTCACCCATTTAGAGATTCATCGCAATTTCACCATGGCGGAAGTGCATCTCCAGGCCCCGCGCTTGGTAACTGCTTAG
- a CDS encoding nitrate ABC transporter ATP-binding protein (This model describes the ATP binding subunits of ATP-binding cassette (ABC) transporters for nitrate transport, or for bicarbonate transport, in bacteria and archaea.): MQTLNLPTATSNSMTSEPFLLIENVSKVYPTPRGPYTVLEDVNLKVDEGEFICVIGHSGCGKSTLLNMVSGFATPTDGSVRLQGKAITQPGPDRMVVFQNYALLPWLTALENVYLAVDSVHPNKSEAEKRAIAKDHLAMVGLTEAMDKKPPQISGGMKQRVSIARALAIRPQVLILDEPFGALDAITKEELQEELLKIWNDHRCTVLMITHDIDEALFLADRLVMMTNGPQAKIGEIMTIPFSRPRDRDRIMEDPEYYKLRNYALDFLYNRFAHDDAA, from the coding sequence ATGCAAACCCTTAATTTGCCCACGGCTACCTCTAATTCCATGACATCTGAGCCTTTCCTGCTAATTGAAAATGTCTCCAAGGTTTATCCCACGCCTCGGGGGCCCTACACTGTTCTAGAAGATGTCAACCTTAAGGTTGATGAAGGAGAATTCATCTGTGTAATTGGCCACTCCGGTTGTGGTAAATCGACGCTCCTGAATATGGTTTCTGGCTTTGCCACCCCCACCGACGGCTCCGTTCGTCTCCAGGGCAAGGCCATCACCCAGCCTGGCCCGGATCGTATGGTGGTGTTTCAAAACTATGCGCTTCTGCCTTGGCTAACGGCCCTGGAAAATGTCTATCTGGCGGTTGATTCCGTCCATCCAAATAAGTCCGAGGCAGAAAAAAGGGCCATTGCCAAAGACCACTTAGCGATGGTGGGCCTGACCGAGGCCATGGACAAAAAACCGCCTCAAATTTCCGGGGGGATGAAACAGCGGGTTTCCATTGCACGGGCGTTAGCGATTCGTCCTCAAGTGCTGATCCTGGATGAACCCTTTGGGGCCCTCGATGCCATCACCAAGGAAGAACTTCAGGAAGAACTGCTGAAAATCTGGAATGACCATCGTTGTACGGTATTGATGATCACCCACGACATTGATGAGGCTCTATTTTTGGCGGATCGGCTGGTGATGATGACCAATGGCCCCCAGGCCAAGATTGGGGAAATTATGACCATTCCCTTCTCCCGGCCCCGCGACCGTGACCGCATTATGGAAGATCCAGAGTATTACAAGCTTCGTAACTATGCCCTCGACTTCCTCTACAATCGTTTTGCCCACGATGATGCGGCCTAG